The proteins below are encoded in one region of Gemmatimonadota bacterium:
- the rpsD gene encoding 30S ribosomal protein S4: MSRYTDANCRICRREGVKLFLKGDRCFSEKCAVDRRAFPPGQHGSVGRRKPTEYGIRLREKQKTRKTYGIGEGQFRSYFAKAARTKGNTGERLLQLLETRLDNIVYRLGFAPSRKAARQLVRHRHIVVNDRIVNIPSYIVRTGETIQVKEKSRQLDCIHASLSAANQRPAVNWLDLDKTTLAGRLLEDPIRENIPTPVQEQLIIELYSK, translated from the coding sequence ATGTCTCGTTATACGGACGCCAACTGTCGAATCTGCCGACGGGAAGGCGTGAAGTTGTTCCTGAAAGGCGATCGGTGCTTTTCTGAGAAATGCGCGGTGGACCGCCGCGCTTTCCCGCCGGGCCAGCATGGTTCGGTCGGGCGCAGGAAGCCCACGGAATACGGGATTCGCCTGCGTGAGAAGCAGAAGACGCGCAAGACGTACGGAATCGGCGAAGGACAGTTCCGTTCGTACTTCGCGAAGGCGGCCCGGACAAAGGGCAACACGGGCGAACGCCTCCTGCAGCTGCTCGAAACCCGGCTGGACAACATCGTGTACCGCCTCGGTTTCGCGCCGTCGCGCAAAGCGGCGCGCCAGCTGGTCCGCCATCGCCATATCGTGGTGAACGACCGCATCGTCAATATCCCCTCGTACATCGTCCGTACGGGTGAGACCATACAGGTCAAGGAGAAGAGCCGCCAGCTCGACTGTATTCACGCTTCCTTGAGCGCCGCGAACCAGCGGCCCGCGGTAAACTGGCTGGACCTGGACAAGACCACGCTGGCCGGACGGTTGCTGGAAGACCCAATCCGGGAAAACATACCGACACCTGTACAGGAACAGCTGATCATCGAGTTGTATTCGAAGTAG
- the rpsK gene encoding 30S ribosomal protein S11, protein MANARRSRARRRDRHVDSIGVAHIKATFNNTIVTLADLQGHTISWSSGGKGGTFRNSRKSTPFAAQIAAEAAAKEAIELGLKRVEVWVKGPGAGRESAIRALQAAGLEISAIKDVTPIPHNGCRPPKRRRV, encoded by the coding sequence TTGGCTAATGCTAGACGAAGCCGCGCCCGGAGACGAGACCGGCACGTGGACTCCATAGGCGTGGCCCATATCAAGGCGACGTTCAACAATACGATCGTTACCCTCGCCGATCTGCAGGGACACACGATCAGCTGGTCGAGCGGCGGCAAGGGCGGTACGTTCCGCAACTCCCGGAAGAGTACGCCTTTCGCCGCGCAGATCGCCGCGGAAGCCGCGGCCAAGGAAGCCATCGAACTGGGATTGAAGCGCGTCGAGGTCTGGGTGAAGGGACCCGGCGCCGGCCGCGAATCGGCCATTCGGGCCCTGCAGGCAGCGGGCCTCGAGATTTCCGCTATCAAGGACGTAACACCTATTCCCCACAACGGATGCCGGCCTCCGAAAAGACGTCGCGTCTGA
- the rpsM gene encoding 30S ribosomal protein S13: MARIAGIDLPRDKRVEIGITYIFGIGLTTARKVLDATGIDPETRVRDLTDREITKLRQSIENDYQVEGALRGDITFNIRRLMDIGCYRGLRHRRGLPVRGQRTRTNSRIRKGPRRTIGAKRKKT, encoded by the coding sequence AGATCTGCCCCGCGACAAGCGCGTGGAGATCGGCATTACCTACATTTTCGGAATCGGACTGACAACCGCCCGCAAGGTGCTCGACGCGACCGGCATCGATCCGGAGACCCGCGTCCGGGACCTGACCGACCGGGAGATCACGAAGCTCCGCCAGAGCATCGAAAACGATTACCAGGTCGAGGGCGCGCTGCGCGGCGACATCACGTTCAACATAAGGCGACTGATGGACATCGGTTGTTACCGGGGCCTGCGCCACCGCCGCGGGCTGCCGGTGCGGGGACAGCGGACCCGTACGAATTCCCGAATACGCAAGGGACCGCGGCGCACCATCGGTGCGAAGCGCAAGAAGACTTAG